TCTTCCAGGCTCGTCAGCCTGCAGTGAACGTACTGCAATTTTACCCCAGTATCGCCTTTAATCTgaatgaaacagaaaaaaaaaaaattatcaatttccaTTCTACTAAAGTATCCTGCGGATATTATCCATGGAAAAACCTACGTCCAATGCTTTGTTCCAATCGAAATTATAATCCTTTGATCTTCTCTGTTTCAAATCGTTTATAATCACGGCAGATATACCCAAAATGTCTGTCGACTTGTCGGAAGTAGCGAGGGATACTCTCGTAGCTGTAAAAACAgagattcttttttcaaattatttgttgCATCGttttgttaatttaattttaggaATAGTTAACGCGACGATCTTACTCGGCGACTGAATCTGATTTTCCCTCATCACTGCCAGCGTTTCATCTAAAATATCTTGTAAAAACACAGCTGAACCCTTTCTGGTGCTCATGCCTTTGATCCTACCAAATTTGACGTGCAGGAGTCTGTCTGCCCAGgaacatttcattttttcaagtattttaatCAAGGTTACAAAGTGCTCGTTTTGGGCAGTGTCGACAACGTAATACATGGCGTCAAACTTGTATTTATCGAATCTGTCCATAGCTGCCGCTATGTCTCTTGTTATGTACAGCGTTGATCCATCACTTTTGATTATCGGTACATTGCGTTTCTCGTGAAAAGGAAACACCTTCCTGCCCTCATTGTCGGTGATAAGGAAACCTTGCGATTCCATAAATGATATGATCTGAGAGATTTTCTTAGCATTGTAAGTAGATTCCCAGTTGTACTCGTCGAATCTGACGCCGAGTCTTTCGTAGGTTGCCGATAGCTCGTCGACAGTGAACCGCCTAAACGTTTCCCACTTCTCGATATCCCTTGCATTCCCGGATTCTAAATCATTGAAGATTTGTCTTGCTCTCTCGGCTATCGACGGATCAGTTACGGCGAGCTTATTGGCGTGAACATAAGCGTCGTAAAGCAGCTTGATCGGTTCCCTTTTCATCCTCTCTTCGGTCACATTGAGCAAATCAATACCGAGCTGTACAAATCCGAACTGTGTCCCCCAATCACCTAGGTAATTAATCCTCCTGACGTCGTTGCATAGGAAGTCATTGACGTTTGCAATGTAGTTTCCAATGATAGTAGAGCGCAAATGACCGACGTGAAAGGGCTTTGCAATGTTAGGAGAACTGAACTCAACGATGATCTTTTTCCCTCCGCTGTTGACTCCGGGTATCGTAATTCTGCTGGAATCATTCTCCAAAATCTCTCTAATACAGCGATCCCTGTTCAAACGAAACGATACATTGTCTAATCTATCTCCGCTCAATCGAACCTCAGTAAACAAACCGTCAGGCTTTAACGAAGCGATATTATCCGCGGAACTCCTCGCATCATATTCTCCAGTTTTCAACGGCAATGAGACAACAAAGTCACCGCTCGAATTGTCCCGTCTCAATTCGAGGTAAGAAAGAGCAGAGTTTAAAGCCTCAGGTGGCTGAGTAGTTCCCAAAGATCCTCTGATCTGAAAAAAGTCCCAAATTTCAGGTTAGGTAAGGTTATATCAGGTTAGAAATTTTTGACCAGGACAATTTTCGGTCACCTTTTTGCACAGCTCAGTTCGTATTCTGACGCTCATCTTATTGTCAGCGTCGATCGACGTTACTCGGTCGAAACAATTCTAATCCTCGGCAAAAGAGGCATAATTTTAGGTTAGGATTGTCGGCCGGCTTTGACAGCTAAACAACCGATAAGTGGTGAAATTGTTTCAGCCGCTAGTGGCGCTGCAGTCAGTTGTTCGTTTGGacgaataatttgaattccGGTGATGTTAAGCAACATTTTAAACCAAAACGAGTGAAAATGTGTGAGACGAGGAGAGTTATACGCTTCgtaactgaatttttcttcgtttcatggtgaaaaaaaaaaaacaagaatacTCTGTGTACAGTAAACATACTTATGCTCAACATCTACGCTTACGTTAAATTTTGAGGTTATGGCGGCAGCGAGAACGTACTTTTAAGCAAGAAGAAATGTAGACTCTCCACATCGTGATATTAAATATGTGAATTTGTATTTTCCTTAAATATAAATTGCACATTCATACCGGCAAAATACTTTTGCAAGCAAAAGTAAACCAAGCAATTAAGTTTCAAAATTCGCGCCATTACAAAACACAGGATCAGCGCCACTCAGCGGCGATTAAATGTCCACGTTTCGACCGTTCCGATTTGCCAGATTCAGTTAAACCTTCGAAGCATCGGTATATCGTCCATCGAGACCGCGATTTAAaccgcgtgaaaattttctccaaacAACGTCCCATCGAAATATTCACGGTCGGAGATAACAGTCACTCAACGACTAACCAGTAGTGACGTCACGCGTCGCGATAGGTGTCGAGTGGTTCGGCGCGGCGGCCATCTTTGATTTAATCGCCGTGATTGCCGTGAACCGGAGTCGATCAGGGAGCAGAGCAGTGTCGTCGTCCAGCTGAGCTGTCAACCGCGCGCGACGAGACGAGTGTCGTTCGTTCGTTGGGGAAGTGAGTTCGGGTGGTGGTGAGGTGGTGACAGGGACAACGGccagataaagagagagagagaagtttAACACCGAGTGTCATCGGTCGGCCCCAGTGCTAAAAGTTGTTAACCAACAAGGGGATTGACAACAATCATCAGAGCGGCGTTTAAGGGCCCCTCGAATCGCGGACGAGAGTGAGTCTCCGGGTGCGGTGCGCTGAAAAAAGAGGATTGGGATGGCCGGGCAGACCATCAACGACAGGCTGCTTGCAGCTAGGCACAGCATCGCCGGTCAGGGACTCGCAAAGTCCGTCTGCAAGGCCACCACCGAGGAGCTGATCGGACCGAAAAAGAAGCACCTTGACTGTGAGTAGCCGAGTTCACTCGCTCTTTTTATCCCAACATTTATCTCTCGTTCTTCTCATCGCCTTTCAAACATATTCGCGTGTTTACCTTACTTCGATACGAATCACAGGACATATCTACGCACTGTTTCGGTGCCGAATCGTTGTTGTAGCGATACAGGGATGGGTAAGGTAGACAGGTGGATGGATGGTTGTATCTTACGATCGTTGACACGTAGGTAACACCTATATACTTACGTTTCCGTTCCTTTGGACGTTTCTATCGTCGTTCTGTCGCTTACAGGTGACTTTATATCGTACTACACCCTGTACGTGCGTGTGTAGATAGACGCGTTATTATTAACCACAACGAGATCCATATCGgcgtgtattatacatatagacgACTCTGAGTCTCTAATCGATGAGGTTCCTGCGTGTTTCCGTCCGTCCGTTTCTCGGCGCCGCCGGAATCTCACTCTTACTCGTCCTCCTCTTtcagataaaaaagaaaatagtttCGACATGTACGGGTAACGCGAAATCTGCAGCAATTAaaagaggggggaaaaaaaataaaagacagaaagaaagaaagaaagaaagaaagaaaagaaaacgatctGCGTGAGTGTTAATTAAAGTCACGTGTGATAAACTCGTTTGACAGATCGTACCGAATTAttgttttaatatttctttacCTTTCCATACTTTGcacttttaataattttatttttataacggCGTAACATTTGACCCGGTTAAAATCGTCTgtcggattaaaaaaaatactatcgATCTCAAGCTATGTAAAACGAAACGAAGTGTCGATGCGaagagaaaagataaaaagagTAACGCAAAAGAAATCCTATCGATTTGTGAACGGCGATGAGGTAGTAAAAGTACTTACGGATACGGAGCAACGAacgcttaattttttttttttttttctatcgtcTCGTACCGGTGACAATGACCTTGCCGAATTAACCGTTAATCGG
This region of Neodiprion fabricii isolate iyNeoFabr1 chromosome 7, iyNeoFabr1.1, whole genome shotgun sequence genomic DNA includes:
- the LOC124187142 gene encoding probable arginine--tRNA ligase, mitochondrial, yielding MSVRIRTELCKKIRGSLGTTQPPEALNSALSYLELRRDNSSGDFVVSLPLKTGEYDARSSADNIASLKPDGLFTEVRLSGDRLDNVSFRLNRDRCIREILENDSSRITIPGVNSGGKKIIVEFSSPNIAKPFHVGHLRSTIIGNYIANVNDFLCNDVRRINYLGDWGTQFGFVQLGIDLLNVTEERMKREPIKLLYDAYVHANKLAVTDPSIAERARQIFNDLESGNARDIEKWETFRRFTVDELSATYERLGVRFDEYNWESTYNAKKISQIISFMESQGFLITDNEGRKVFPFHEKRNVPIIKSDGSTLYITRDIAAAMDRFDKYKFDAMYYVVDTAQNEHFVTLIKILEKMKCSWADRLLHVKFGRIKGMSTRKGSAVFLQDILDETLAVMRENQIQSPTTRVSLATSDKSTDILGISAVIINDLKQRRSKDYNFDWNKALDIKGDTGVKLQYVHCRLTSLEENSGAKLPTECDPSLLREQIIEELIAQIGRFDQTVVRSHRELEPCVLVNYLFALSHAINKGLKELRVKGEPEDVASQRLLVFSAAKRVLAQGMKLLGLHPLNKM